The following proteins are encoded in a genomic region of Pungitius pungitius chromosome 17, fPunPun2.1, whole genome shotgun sequence:
- the si:ch211-171h4.5 gene encoding myelin-associated glycoprotein, which yields MAAPLPVVALLIALMQGVLCETWKATLPKRMEGVAGSCLEVPCRFDVPQKEEANIVNSSCAGIWKKGRVDAPPVFSEGHPHANTMQGEIVGDLAKKNCSTTFHRFPKNQSDIFFFRLSCLNHVKYNFHEGVMIDVRAEPPPPQLTSVGQVTEGDQVRLQCFAPVPCSTLPPSITWLPRDPSWQEQTQTQQSLDGLRTMTSTLTFAASAEHHDHSVSCSVSYPLTGGGSSRPPPATHTLNVLYGPRGTEATLSTSVPVPEGSNVTFTCRSDANPPVSLYTWYRVDGGELTGTGEGRTLVLKVTQKDSGAHVCEARAQNLSQWSAPVTLEVSTTSGSRLEAAPYALCGVLLVVCVVTVVVGVYKYQSISGRLKRIELQVERTYTDLRPRSVTSEYEQLQSHGPTATPSDEVHNYENPIALRAMYKNLPPKST from the exons ATGGCCGCCCCTCTGCCGGTCGTTGCTTTGCTCATCGCGCTGATGCAAG GTGTCCTTTGTGAGACCTGGAAGGCCACCCTGCCCAAGAGGATGGAGGGCGTCGCTGGCTCCTGCCTCGAGGTCCCGTGTCGTTTCGATGTCCCCCAAAAGGAGGAAGCCAACATCGTGAACAGCTCGTGCGCCGGCATCTGGAAGAAAGGACGAGTGGACGCCCCCCCCGTCTTCAGTGAAGGGCATCCTCACGCCAACACCATGCAG GGGGAAATCGTCGGGGACTTGGCGAAGAAGAACTGCAGCACAACGTTCCACAGGTTCCCCAAGAACCAGAGCGACATCTTCTTCTTCAGACTCAGCTGTTTAAATCACGTCAAGTACAATTTCCATGAAGGCGTCATGATTGACGTCCGAGCAG agccgccccccccccagctgaccTCTGTGGGTCAGGTGACGGAGGGAGACCAGGTGAGGCTGCAGTGCTTTGCCCCAGTGCCCTGCTCCACGCTGCCCCCCTCCATCACCTGGCTGCCCCGAGACCCCTCCTGGCAGgagcagacgcagacacagcAG AGTCTGGACGGACTGAGGACGATGACCTCCACGTTGACCTTCGCCGCCTCAGCCGAGCATCACGACCACAGCGTCTCGTGCTCCGTGTCCTACCCGCTGACCGGAGGGGGgagcagccgccccccccctgccacccACACCCTCAACGTCCTGT ACGGCCCCCGAGGGACCGAGGCGACTCTCAGCACGTCGGTTCCCGTTCCCGAGGGCAGCAACGTGACGTTCACCTGTCGGAGCGACGCCAACCCGCCTGTGAGCCTCTACACCTGGTACCGAGTGGACGGCGGCGAG TTGACGGGGACGGGCGAGGGACGGACGCTGGTCCTCAAGGTCACTCAGAAGGACAGCGGGGCTCATGTGTGCGAAGCTCGAGCCCAGAATCTCTCCCAGTGGTCCGCGCCTGTGACCCTGGAGGTCAGCACCACCTCAG GCAGCAGGTTGGAGGCGGCTCCCTACGCCCTCTGTGGAGTGCTGCTGGTCGTCTGCGTGGTGACTGTGGTGGTGGGTGTGTACAAGTACCAGAG TATTTCCGGGAGGCTGAAG CGGATCGAGCTGCAGGTCGAGCGGACCTACACCGACCTGAGACCCCGCAGCGTCACCTCCGAGTACGAGCAGCTCCAG TCACATGGGCCCACGGCGACGCCCTCTGATGAAGTTCACAACTACGAGAACCCCATCGCCCTGCGAGCCATGTACAAGAACCTCCCCCCGAAGAGCACCTGA
- the LOC119219052 gene encoding C3a anaphylatoxin chemotactic receptor-like: MTREHLRPTMSLNASVPLLKPSAVDVDAIMDTFSIVLYSLIVVLGVSGNSLVIWVAGFKLKPKVTNVWLVNLAVADLIFCVTRAFSLTKKLFFDGWPFGVFVCKFNGFFKYANMFCSVFLLAVISLDRALCVWRPVFTKRHRSLRAAKVVAVCVWIAATVFSAPYFFYRQVYQKNNLTKCSLEVKETDNAAKLALYSVRFLCGFMLPFVVIVVCYTLAGVGIQRTRLTGKSRPLRILALLVAAFFLCWAPYHCLQLVKMVDSKNVVVKIWHPVAKGVAYFKSCVNPLLYFCTGLDVRGRFRQSLAGVYKKALADGVEGQTSQSNERSADDSAASKQMSLVAAGRSETTVEVAV, from the exons ATGACCAGAGAACATCTGCGG CCGACGATGTCTCTCAACGCCTCCGTCCCGCTACTCAAGCCGTCGGCGGTGGACGTGGACGCCATCATGGACACCTTCTCCATCGTCCTCTACAGTCTGATCGTCGTGCTGGGCGTCTCGGGGAACTCCCTGGTCATCTGGGTGGCCGGATTCAAGCTCAAG cCAAAGGTCACCAACGTGTGGTTGGTGAATCTGGCGGTGGCCGACCTCATCTTCTGCGTGACGCGCGCCTTCTCCCTCACCAAGAAGCTCTTCTTCGACGGCTGGCCCTTCGGCGTCTTCGTCTGCAAGTTCAACGGCTTCTTCAAATACGCCAACATGTTCTGCTCCGTCTTCCTGTTGGCGGTGATCAGCCTGGACCGGGCGCTCTGCGTCTGGCGGCCCGTCTTCACCAAGCGGCACCGCTCCCTCCGGGCCGCCAAGGTGGTCGCCGTCTGCGTGTGGATCGCCGCCACCGTCTTCAGCGCGCCGTACTTCTTCTACCGCCAGGTCTACCAGAAGAACAACCTGACCAAGTGCTCGCTGGAGGTGAAGGAGACCGACAACGCCGCCAAACTGGCGCTCTACTCCGTCCGCTTCCTGTGCGGCTTCATGCTGCCCTTCGTGGTCATCGTCGTCTGTTACACTCTGGCCGGAGTCGGCATCCAACGCACCCGCCTGACCGGGAAGTCCCGCCCCCTGCGCATCCTGGCCTTGTTGGTCGCGGCCTTCTTCCTGTGCTGGGCGCCGTACCACTGCCTCCAGCTGGTGAAGATGGTGGACAGCAAGAACGTGGTGGTGAAGATCTGGCACCCTGTGGCGAAGGGCGTGGCCTACTTCAAAAGCTGCGTGAACCCGCTGCTGTACTTCTGCACGGGTCTGGACGTGAGGGGGCGCTTCAGGCAGAGCCTGGCGGGGGTGTACAAGAAGGCGCTGGCGGACGGCGTGGAGGGGCAGACCTCCCAGTCCAACGAGCGCTCCGCGGATGACAGCGCCGCGTCCAAACAAATGTCTTTGGTCGCGGCGGGAAGGAGTGAGACCACGGTGGAGGTGGCTGTTTGA
- the LOC119219545 gene encoding LOW QUALITY PROTEIN: chitin synthase chs-2-like (The sequence of the model RefSeq protein was modified relative to this genomic sequence to represent the inferred CDS: substituted 2 bases at 2 genomic stop codons), with protein sequence MKDASNLPTRPWDTCRQVPPLGDERTPWKMLKLLKVLSLCVVAVLVFGLALCSKTSFLLLVTLSNEGTKTLPDGQKPVALLCIGCVLIASSLLLLLKSAWKALPKLNVLLLLQVLFIEFLVAMGAAILTIVAMPHLDIVTNVTILNGVAVLSTLLQVITQCTAKERNRFMVPSITAFLLILLGYVLFLVLYITKDPTDTRRIIWAGLAVGGSFLMSFNWWENYFKLISKNIRSDFLTALSKDVTACQNVLYMLSSVLRIAVTAGVLGAYVPLDRMDWTIVTSIPSRETRIIAIIIGVQLISSVLCHWFSLVACKMHALRRCFILPLYLASLAVMVLFIVPVIVFHQNYRNAQNGIQSSDFRGYCNDVINARNQSLSGDVFRDLVQDVTRTLCFLDLSRVYDIGLLTGSAVCWWIGLVAATLHLWFLSLFRIQRTQDLFVRRLYEGAFIEQSLLLNTRFDIQTTEKQKQFKALDPVKVFLCATMWHETYDEMMNILISIFRLDKYRPKKEGQVADVSFEGHIYFDDAFTDVAGSREPHVNQYAEMLVKIIGEVYSIFLNVDNDLFTKKQQMPDQKIMTTPYGGRLEVTMPHGNTLTVHYKDKKCIRHKKRWSQVMYLYYLLGWKERRMLTWKMISRXDERKQTSQYSQNVDLERSXMCVFVQREKQNTYILALDGDTDFTPAAVMLLIDRLKLYPQVGAACGRIHPTGSGPVVWYQKFEYAVGHWLQKTAEHVFGCVLCSPGCFSLFRAEALMDDNVMKTYTTVSSEAHHYIQYDQGEDRWLCTLLLKQGWRVEYNAASDARTNAPEDFKEFYNQRRRWGPSTMANIMDLLGCTTLISHKNPSISKLYMIYQLFNLVASILAPSTVILMIAGSLTVLLDVHPSVALVLALIPPAAFLGASFRIKADTQIAIAAILGVLYAFLMMISAITIIGNMVKDQTILTPSSIFLIFLALFYVVTALLHPQEIGLVFFGFIYILCIPSAYLLLSIYTMVNMNNVSWGTRETEPAASDAAASQTKSEKVRSTIARFFSRSQCCRRMCLTDGADERIVSRDVPSEEPEPRPQNSIVEEAGRPEEGRRQSTTSHPHHQNWMAQLQSSSEDKLKEDKLDEEEVKFFTELINKYLKPIPEDKKKQEEMINKLRELRNKMTFVYFMINAFWIVATFTLQLIKPSIFITVPKLNFDLQYTGEYVYIDPVGFMFILSFAVLVVIQFFGMLYHRMSTLIHYVAFLSTEPISNKVRCNCWLAQYLNFLQIVDGESDDSDELAFQRDFRRRFNTGTMV encoded by the exons ATGAAGGACGCAAGCAACTTACCCAC GAGGCCGTGGGACACCTGCCGACAGGTGCCCCCCCTGGGGGATGAGCGGACGCCGTGGAAGATGCTCAAGCTGCTGAAGGTCCTCTCCCTGTGTGTAGTGGCCGTGTTAGTGTTCGGACTGGCCCTGTGTAGCAAG ACgtcatttctcctcctcgtcactTTGTCCAACGAGGGCACCAAGACGCTCCCCGATGGGCAGAAACCCGTCGCCCTGCTTTGCATCGGCTGCGTTCTCATCGCCTCCAGCTTGCTTCTCCTACTGAAGAGCGCCTGGAAGGCGT TGCCAAAATTAAatgttctgcttcttcttcaggttctGTTCATTGAGTTCCTGGTGGCTATGGGGGCAGCGATTCTCACCATCGTTGCAATGCCCCACCTGGACATTGTGACCAACGTGACGATACTGAACGGCGTAGCCGTGCTCTCCACGCTCCTACAGGTGATCACGCAGTGCACCGCCAAGGAGAGGAACCGCTTCATGGTGCCCTCCATCACCGCCTTCCTCCTCATATTGCTCGGCTacgtcctcttcctcgtcttGTACATCACGAAGGATCCCACTGATACCCGGAGGATCATCTGGGCGGGTCTGGCTGTCGGCGGGTCCTTCTTGATGTCCTTCAACTGGTGGGAGAACTACTTCAAGCTGATCAGCAAGAACATTCGCTCTGACTTCCTCACAGCGTTGAGCAAAGACGTGACAGCGTGCCAGAACGTTCTGTACATGCTCTCCAGCGTGCTCAGGATCGCGGTGACCGCCGGCGTGCTCGGAGCCTACGTCCCTCTGGACCGAATGGACTGGACCATCGTCACCTCCATCCCGAGCCGTGAGACAAGAATCATAGCCATCATCATCGGGGTCCAGCTGATCTCCTCCGTGCTCTGCCACTGGTTTTCTTTGGTGGCCTGCAAGATGCACGCCCTGCGGCGGTGTTTCATCCTGCCTTTGTACCTGGCGTCTCTGGCCGTCATGGTCCTCTTCATCGTCCCCGTTATCGTTTTCCATCAAAACTACAGAAACGCTCAGAACGGGATTCAAAGCTCCGACTTCAGAGGCTACTGCAACGACGTCATCAATGCGAGAAACCAAAGTCTGAGCGGCGACGTGTTCCGAGATCTGGTTCAGGATGTGACTCGCACTCTGTGCTTCCTGGACTTGTCCAGGGTGTATGACATCGGCCTGCTGACAG GCTCGGCGGTGTGCTGGTGGATCGGCCTGGTGGCGGCCACTCTGCACCTCTGGTTCCTCAGTCTGTTTCGCATCCAGAGGACCCAGGACCTGTTCGTCAGGAGGCTGTACGAGGGAGCATTCATAGAGCAGTCCCTGCTTCTGAACACTCGCTTTGACATCCAGACGACTGAAAAGCAAAagca ATTCAAAGCACTGGACCCGGTGAAAGTCTTCCTCTGCGCGACCATGTGGCACGAAACCTACGACGAGATGATGAATATCCTCATTTCCATATTTCG ACTGGACAAGTACAGGCCAAAGAAGGAGGGACAAGTTGCCGACGTTTCGTTTGAAGGCCACATCTACTTCGACGATGCCTTCACAGATGTTGCCGGTAGCCGAGAGCCCCACGTCAACCAGTACGCTGAGATGCTTGTGAAAATTATCGGAGAAGTTTACAG CATCTTCTTGAACGTCGATAACGACCTCTTCACAAAGAAGCAGCAGATGCCGGATCAGAAGATCATGACAACGCCATACGGAGGACGTCTGGAGGTCACCATGCCACATGGCAACACCTTAACGGTCCACTACAAGGACAAGAAGTGCATCCGCCACAAGAAGAGATGGTCCCAG GTCATGTACttgtactacctcctgggatgGAAA gagaggaggatgttGACCTGGAAAATGATTTCGAGGTAAGACGAGAGAAAACAAACCAGTCAATATTCCCAAAATGTGGAtctggaaagaagctgaatgtgtgtgttcgtgCAGAGGGAGAAGCAGAACACCTACATCCTGGCTCTGGATGGGGACACGGACTTCACGCCGGCCGCCGTGATGCTGCTCATCGATCGCCTGAAACTGTACCCTCAGGTCGGGGCGGCGTGCGGCCGGATTCACCCCACCGGGTCAG GGCCCGTCGTTTGGTACCAGAAGTTTGAATACGCGGTCGGCCACTGGCTTCAGAAGACGGCCGAGCACGTGTTCGGCTGCGTGCTCTGCAGCCCCGGCTGCTTCAGCCTGTTCAGAGCCGAGGCGCTGATGGACGACAACGTGATGAAGACGTACACCACCGTGTCCTCGGAGGCGCACCACTACATCCAGTACGACCAAG GAGAGGACCGCTGGCTGTGCACTCTGCTGCTGAAGCAGGGTTGGAGGGTGGAGTACAACGCGGCGTCTGACGCCCGCACCAACGCCCCGGAGGACTTCAAAGAGTTCTACAACCAG CGTCGCCGATGGGGCCCGTCGACCATGGCCAACATAATGGACTTGCTGGGCTGCACCACTTTGATCTCCCACAAGAACCCGTCCATTTCCAAACTCTACATGATCTACCAGCTCTTCAACCTGGTGGCGTCCATTCTGGCACCTTCCACCGTCATCCTAATGATCGCAG GTAGTCTGACCGTGCTGCTCGATGTTCACCCGAGCGTCGCTCTGGTCCTGGCTTTGATACCTCCAGCCGCCTTCCTCGGCGCCAGCTTCAGAATCAAGGCGGACACTCAGATCGCCATCGCAGCGATCCTCGGCGTCCTGTACGCCTTTCTCATGATGATATCGGCAATCACCATAATAG ggAACATGGTGAAGGACCAAACCATCCTGACTCCCAGCAGTatcttcctcatcttcctcgCCCTCTTCTACGTCGTCACTGCATTGCTGCATCCCCAGGAGATCGGCCTGGTGTTCTTCGGCTTCATTTACATCCTCTGCATCCCCAGCGCCTACCTGCTGCTCTCCATCTACACCATGGTCAACATGAACAACGTGTCCTGGGGCACCAGGGAGACGGAGCCTGCCGCCAGCGACGCCGCCGCCTCGCAAACCAAGTCCGAGAAAG TCAGGAGCACCATCGCGCGGTTCTTCTCGCGGTCCCAGTGCTGCAGGAGAATGTGTCTGACGGACGGAGCAGACGAGCGAATCGTAAGCCGGGACGTCCCGAGCGAGGAGCCCGAGCCTCGACCCCAGAACAGCATcgtggaggaggcggggcgACCCGAGGAGGGTCGGAG gCAAAGCACCACCTCCCACCCCCATCACCAAA ACTGGATGGCACAGCTGCAGAGTTCATCCGAGGACAAACTTAAGGAGGACAAACTTGACGAG gaggaggtgaagtTCTTCACTGAGCTCATCAACAAATACCTGAAGCCTATTCCCGAGgacaaaaagaaacaggaagaaatGATTAATAAACTCAGGGAGTTGAGAAACAAG ATGACCTTCGTCTACTTCATGATCAACGCCTTCTGGATCGTGGCGACCTTCACTCTGCAGTTAATAAAGCCGTCCATTTTCATCACGGTGCCAAAACTCAACTTTGACCTGCAGTATACCGGGGAGTACGTCTACATCGACCCCGTGGGCTTCATGTTCATCCTGTCCTTCGCCGTGCTGGTGGTGATCCAGTTCTTCGGCATGCTGTACCACAG AATGAGCACCCTGATCCATTATGTGGCCTTCCTGAGTACAGAGCCCATCTCTAACAA GGTGCGGTGTAATTGCTGGCTGGCTCAGTACCTGAATTTCTTGCAGATCGTTGACGGAGAAAGCGACGACTCCGACGAACTCGCCTTTCAGCGGGACTTCCGCCGGCGCTTCAACACCGGAACGATGGTGTGA